In one Maniola hyperantus chromosome 6, iAphHyp1.2, whole genome shotgun sequence genomic region, the following are encoded:
- the mRpL28 gene encoding large ribosomal subunit protein bL28m isoform X1 translates to MSAICLLCPQATARHLSKTFKKKTRFEIGIATELPPAYKKFWREWKVLKPAAVHFIPQESKWKRDELTGETLPVQNVSLPLKYPAEINEGLWGGEAVLKGFQKRDPRRRRVPHYWVPVLKRTVVKSEVLNTHLSVTVTDRTIKLINDHYGFDHYLLKTPACDLVSMLALKLKRQILGELMNGCPRYGHDPAKQMAVYEEYKTYLTSYTPDEIDWYGLTWYEALSKVAKMKEAANKPVPLKNIYRKNLVEKLKAAETESDDKSSPDDISTTTSWLSKMNPFGKKDEA, encoded by the exons ATGTCCGCTATTTGCCTCCTTTGCCCACAG GCGACGGCTCGCCACTTATCTAAGACGTTTAAGAAGAAGACTAGATTTGAAATTGGCATAGCAACTGAGCTTCCTCCTGCCTATAAGAAATTCTGGCGTGAATGGAAGGTATTGAAACCTGCAGCAGTTCATTTCATACCCCAGGAGAGCAAGTGGAAACGTGACGAGCTAACTGGCGAAACATTGCCAGTGCAAAATGTATCGTTACCACTGAAATATCCTGCTGAAATAAATGAAGGACTATGGGGTGGGGAAGCTGTGTTAAAAG gttttcaaaaaagggACCCTCGTCGACGCAGAGTCCCACATTACTGGGTGCCTGTCCTCAAAAGGACTGTTGTGAAATCTGAAGTTCTTAATACTCACTTATCTGTCACTGTCACCGATAGAACAATTAAACTAATCAATGACCACTATGGGTTCGACCACTACTTGCTCAAGACTCCAGCTTGTGACTTGGTATCAATGCTAGCTTTAAAACTGAAAAGACAGATACTTGGCGAACTGATGAACGGATGCCCGAGATACGGGCATGATCCGGCCAAACAGATGGCAGTGTATGAGGAATATAAAACATACTTGACCTCT TACACACCAGACGAAATTGATTGGTATGGGCTAACATGGTATGAAGCCCTTAGCAAAGTAGCCAAGATGAAGGAGGCTGCCAACAAACCTGTtcctttaaaaaatatctatagaAAAAATCTAGTAGAAAAATTGAAAGCAGCAGAAACAGAGAGTGATGATAAGAGCTCTCCTGATGATATATc tACTACAACATCTTGGTTGTCAAAGATGAATCCATTTGGTAAGAAGGACGAAGCTTAG
- the mRpL28 gene encoding large ribosomal subunit protein bL28m isoform X2 — MASSRIQATARHLSKTFKKKTRFEIGIATELPPAYKKFWREWKVLKPAAVHFIPQESKWKRDELTGETLPVQNVSLPLKYPAEINEGLWGGEAVLKGFQKRDPRRRRVPHYWVPVLKRTVVKSEVLNTHLSVTVTDRTIKLINDHYGFDHYLLKTPACDLVSMLALKLKRQILGELMNGCPRYGHDPAKQMAVYEEYKTYLTSYTPDEIDWYGLTWYEALSKVAKMKEAANKPVPLKNIYRKNLVEKLKAAETESDDKSSPDDISTTTSWLSKMNPFGKKDEA, encoded by the exons ATGGCATCTTCTCGTATACAG GCGACGGCTCGCCACTTATCTAAGACGTTTAAGAAGAAGACTAGATTTGAAATTGGCATAGCAACTGAGCTTCCTCCTGCCTATAAGAAATTCTGGCGTGAATGGAAGGTATTGAAACCTGCAGCAGTTCATTTCATACCCCAGGAGAGCAAGTGGAAACGTGACGAGCTAACTGGCGAAACATTGCCAGTGCAAAATGTATCGTTACCACTGAAATATCCTGCTGAAATAAATGAAGGACTATGGGGTGGGGAAGCTGTGTTAAAAG gttttcaaaaaagggACCCTCGTCGACGCAGAGTCCCACATTACTGGGTGCCTGTCCTCAAAAGGACTGTTGTGAAATCTGAAGTTCTTAATACTCACTTATCTGTCACTGTCACCGATAGAACAATTAAACTAATCAATGACCACTATGGGTTCGACCACTACTTGCTCAAGACTCCAGCTTGTGACTTGGTATCAATGCTAGCTTTAAAACTGAAAAGACAGATACTTGGCGAACTGATGAACGGATGCCCGAGATACGGGCATGATCCGGCCAAACAGATGGCAGTGTATGAGGAATATAAAACATACTTGACCTCT TACACACCAGACGAAATTGATTGGTATGGGCTAACATGGTATGAAGCCCTTAGCAAAGTAGCCAAGATGAAGGAGGCTGCCAACAAACCTGTtcctttaaaaaatatctatagaAAAAATCTAGTAGAAAAATTGAAAGCAGCAGAAACAGAGAGTGATGATAAGAGCTCTCCTGATGATATATc tACTACAACATCTTGGTTGTCAAAGATGAATCCATTTGGTAAGAAGGACGAAGCTTAG